The following are encoded in a window of Sphaeramia orbicularis chromosome 20, fSphaOr1.1, whole genome shotgun sequence genomic DNA:
- the LOC115411376 gene encoding tubulin beta-5 chain isoform X2, which produces MREIVHIQAGQCGNQIGTKFWEVISDEHGIDPTGNYVGDSLLQLDRVNVYYNEASSHKYVPRAVLVDLEPGTMDSVRSGAFGQLFRPDNFIFGQTGAGNNWAKGHYTEGAELVDSVLDVVRKECEHCDCLQGFQLTHSLGGGTGSGMGTLLISKIREEYPDRIMNTFSVMPSPKVSDTVVEPYNATLSVHQLVENTDETYCIDNEALYDICFRTLKLTTPTYGDLNHLVSATMSGVTTSLRFPGQLNADLRKLAVNMVPFPRLHFFMPGFAPLTARGSQQYRALTVPELTQQMFDARNMMAACDPRHGRYLTVATVFRGPMSMKEVDEQMLNVQNKNSSYFVEWIPNNVKVAVCDIAPRGLKMAATFIGNSTAIQELFKRISEQFSAMFRRKAFLHWFTGEGMDEMEFTEAESNMNDLVSEYQQYQDATANDGDDNFEDEDDEINECWDADRQHDEPIREQDHGFTPIE; this is translated from the exons TTCTGGGAAGTGATCAGCGACGAACACGGCATTGACCCGACGGGAAACTATGTGGGTGACTCGCTTCTTCAGCTGGACAGAGTCAACGTCTACTACAATGAGGCTTCCT CTCATAAATACGTCCCCCGGGCAGTTCTGGTTGATCTGGAACCAGGAACCATGGACAGTGTTCGATCGGGAGCCTTTGGACAACTCTTCAGACCAGACAACTTCATCTTTG GTCAAACAGGTGCCGGCAACAACTGGGCCAAAGGTCACTACACGGAGGGGGCGGAGCTTGTGGATTCGGTCCTGGACGTGGTGAGGAAGGAGTGTGAGCACTGCGACTGCCTCCAG GGCTTCCAGCTGACTCACTCTCTGGGGGGGGGCACTGGCTCAGGAATGGGGACCCTCCTCATCAGCAAGATCCGGGAGGAGTACCCCGACCGGATCATGAACACCTTCAGCGTCATGCCCTCGCCTAAG GTTTCGGACACCGTGGTGGAGCCGTACAACGCCACCCTGTCCGTCCACCAGCTCGTGGAAAACACCGACGAGACGTACTGCATCGACAACGAGGCCCTTTACGACATCTGCTTCCGCACGCTGAAGCTGACCACGCCCACCTACGGCGACCTCAACCACCTGGTGTCAGCCACCATGAGCGGCGTCACCACTTCGCTCCGTTTCCCGGGGCAGCTCAACGCCGACCTCCGTAAACTGGCCGTCAACATGGTGCCCTTCCCCCGCCTCCACTTCTTCATGCCGGGATTCGCTCCGTTAACGGCCAGGGGAAGTCAGCAGTACCGAGCGCTCACCGTCCCCGAGCTCACCCAGCAGATGTTCGACGCCAGGAACATGATGGCGGCCTGCGACCCTCGCCACGGACGCTACCTGACGGTGGCCACCGTGTTCCGCGGACCCATGTCCATGAAGGAGGTGGACGAGCAGATGCTGAACGTCCAGAACAAGAACAGCAGCTACTTCGTGGAGTGGATCCCCAACAACGTGAAGGTGGCGGTCTGCGACATCGCTCCCCGCGGGCTCAAGATGGCCGCCACCTTCATCGGAAACAGCACCGCCATCCAGGAGCTGTTCAAGCGCATCTCGGAGCAGTTCTCGGCCATGTTCCGCAGAAAGGCCTTCCTGCACTGGTTCACGGGCGAAGGAATGGACGAGATGGAGTTCACGGAGGCGGAGAGCAACATGAACGACCTGGTGTCGGAGTACCAGCAGTACCAGGACGCCACCGCCAACGACGGAGATGACAACTTTGAGGACGAGGACGATGAGATCAACGA ATGCTGGGATGCCGACAGACAGCacgatgagccaatcagagagcaggaCCACGGCTTCACACCAATCGAATGA
- the LOC115411376 gene encoding tubulin beta-5 chain isoform X4, producing MREIVHIQAGQCGNQIGTKFWEVISDEHGIDPTGNYVGDSLLQLDRVNVYYNEASSHKYVPRAVLVDLEPGTMDSVRSGAFGQLFRPDNFIFGQTGAGNNWAKGHYTEGAELVDSVLDVVRKECEHCDCLQGFQLTHSLGGGTGSGMGTLLISKIREEYPDRIMNTFSVMPSPKVSDTVVEPYNATLSVHQLVENTDETYCIDNEALYDICFRTLKLTTPTYGDLNHLVSATMSGVTTSLRFPGQLNADLRKLAVNMVPFPRLHFFMPGFAPLTARGSQQYRALTVPELTQQMFDARNMMAACDPRHGRYLTVATVFRGPMSMKEVDEQMLNVQNKNSSYFVEWIPNNVKVAVCDIAPRGLKMAATFIGNSTAIQELFKRISEQFSAMFRRKAFLHWFTGEGMDEMEFTEAESNMNDLVSEYQQYQDATANDGDDNFEDEDDEINE from the exons TTCTGGGAAGTGATCAGCGACGAACACGGCATTGACCCGACGGGAAACTATGTGGGTGACTCGCTTCTTCAGCTGGACAGAGTCAACGTCTACTACAATGAGGCTTCCT CTCATAAATACGTCCCCCGGGCAGTTCTGGTTGATCTGGAACCAGGAACCATGGACAGTGTTCGATCGGGAGCCTTTGGACAACTCTTCAGACCAGACAACTTCATCTTTG GTCAAACAGGTGCCGGCAACAACTGGGCCAAAGGTCACTACACGGAGGGGGCGGAGCTTGTGGATTCGGTCCTGGACGTGGTGAGGAAGGAGTGTGAGCACTGCGACTGCCTCCAG GGCTTCCAGCTGACTCACTCTCTGGGGGGGGGCACTGGCTCAGGAATGGGGACCCTCCTCATCAGCAAGATCCGGGAGGAGTACCCCGACCGGATCATGAACACCTTCAGCGTCATGCCCTCGCCTAAG GTTTCGGACACCGTGGTGGAGCCGTACAACGCCACCCTGTCCGTCCACCAGCTCGTGGAAAACACCGACGAGACGTACTGCATCGACAACGAGGCCCTTTACGACATCTGCTTCCGCACGCTGAAGCTGACCACGCCCACCTACGGCGACCTCAACCACCTGGTGTCAGCCACCATGAGCGGCGTCACCACTTCGCTCCGTTTCCCGGGGCAGCTCAACGCCGACCTCCGTAAACTGGCCGTCAACATGGTGCCCTTCCCCCGCCTCCACTTCTTCATGCCGGGATTCGCTCCGTTAACGGCCAGGGGAAGTCAGCAGTACCGAGCGCTCACCGTCCCCGAGCTCACCCAGCAGATGTTCGACGCCAGGAACATGATGGCGGCCTGCGACCCTCGCCACGGACGCTACCTGACGGTGGCCACCGTGTTCCGCGGACCCATGTCCATGAAGGAGGTGGACGAGCAGATGCTGAACGTCCAGAACAAGAACAGCAGCTACTTCGTGGAGTGGATCCCCAACAACGTGAAGGTGGCGGTCTGCGACATCGCTCCCCGCGGGCTCAAGATGGCCGCCACCTTCATCGGAAACAGCACCGCCATCCAGGAGCTGTTCAAGCGCATCTCGGAGCAGTTCTCGGCCATGTTCCGCAGAAAGGCCTTCCTGCACTGGTTCACGGGCGAAGGAATGGACGAGATGGAGTTCACGGAGGCGGAGAGCAACATGAACGACCTGGTGTCGGAGTACCAGCAGTACCAGGACGCCACCGCCAACGACGGAGATGACAACTTTGAGGACGAGGACGATGAGATCAACGAGTAA